A part of Acipenser ruthenus chromosome 12, fAciRut3.2 maternal haplotype, whole genome shotgun sequence genomic DNA contains:
- the LOC117417478 gene encoding 2-phosphoxylose phosphatase 1-like isoform X1, producing MVPRNRFFFLLAVAAVLAILSLSLQFLHLIPTPPLLEDRQNAKSRKRIMPVPHTEPPVIDPVYEAYAYCNIPNNTERGMEGHSPPDYKLLSVQVMIRHGDRYPLYAIPKTKKPAIDCTLVPSRKPSHPQLAAFLSHMSKGSKGRMDNVLSGLPRFPSHSVCEMGELTQTGVVQHLRNGQLLRDTYIKKHTLLPDSWTSKHLYIESTGKSRTLQSGLALLYSLLPEFDWQKIYIRHQWSSVFCSSSCDCPMRNHYLEEEQRRQYSLRVKNSLLEQTYVDMAKIVGVPTRLLRASNPIDSLLCHFCHNISFPCTQKGCIGLEHFNVIKSHQLGDEKERHETKVYYRYSLLATHPILNQTVTRMQRIAEGRSEEVFALFSAHDVTVAPLLAALGLSEARFPRFAARIVFELWRAPKDKKSLFVRVLYNGEDVTFQTSFCQKHSRRSSQPLCPFQNFMNFVKKDMFAIFNSTNYYDACHRRAF from the exons ATGGTTCCTCgaaatcgtttttttttcctgctggcTGTGGCAGCTGTGTTGGCAATCCTCAGCCTCAGTCTTCAATTTT tgCACTTGATCCCTACACCACCACTACTAGAAGACCGACAGAATGCGAAAAGCAGGAAAAGGATAATGCCAGTACCACACACTGAGCCTCCAGTAATTGATCCAGTTTATGAAGCCTATGCATACTGTAACATCCCCAACAACACGGAGCGTGGCATGGAAG GTCACAGTCCTCCTGATTACAAGTTATTGTCTGTTCAAGTGATGATCCGCCATGGAGACAGATACCCGCTATACGCTATTCCCAAAACCAAGAAACCAGCTATCGACTGCACTCTGGTACCCAGCAG gAAACCTTCCCACCCTCAGCTGGCAGCTTTTCTAAGTCACATGTCCAAAGGATCCAAGGGCCGCATGGATAACGTACTGAGTGGCCTTCCACGCTTCCCCAGTCATTCTGTTTGTGAGATGGGAGAGCTCACACAGACAG gtGTTGTGCAACACCTCCGTAACGGGCAGCTCTTGCGTGACACCTACATAAAGAAGCACACACTTCTACCTGACAGCTGGACCAGCAAGCACCTGTATATAGAATCAACTGGGAAGAGCCGGACCTTGCAGAGTGGGCTGGCCTTGCTCTACAGTCTGCTGCCTGAATTCGATTGGCAGAAGATCTACATCCGCCACCAATGGAGCTCTGTCTTCTGCTCGAGCAGCTGTGACTGTCCAATGAGGAACCACTACCTGGAGGAAGAACAGAGGAGGCAGTACAGCCTGCGCGTCAAGAACAGCCTCCTGGAACAGACCTACGTGGACATGGCCAAAATAGTCGGGGTACCCACGAGGCTGCTGAGGGCCTCCAACCCCATTGACTCTCTCCTGTGCCACTTCTGTCACAACATCAGCTTCCCCTGCACACAGAAAGGCTGCATTGGCTTGGAACACTTCAATGTCATCAAGAGCCACCAGCTGGGCGACGAGAAGGAGAGGCACGAAACGAAAGTGTACTACAGATACTCTCTGCTGGCCACCCACCCCATCCTGAATCAGACCGTGACGCGCATGCAGAGAATCGCAGAGGGTCGGAGCGAGGAGGTCTTTGCCCTCTTCTCAGCCCATGACGTTACTGTAGCCCCTTTGCTAGCTGCTCTGGGACTCTCTGAGGCTAGGTTCCCCAGATTCGCTGCTCGGATTGTCTTTGAACTCTGGCGGGCCCCCAAGGACAAGAAAAGCCTTTTTGTTCGTGTTCTTTACAACGGCGAGGATGTCACTTTCCAGACCTCCTTCTGTCAGAAACACAGCAGACGTTCCAGTCAGCCTCTCTGCCCCTTCCAGAACTTCATGAATTTTGTGAAAAAGGACATGTTTGCCATCTTTAACAGCACTAATTATTATGACGCTTGCCATAGGCGGGCGTTTTAA
- the LOC117417478 gene encoding 2-phosphoxylose phosphatase 1-like isoform X2 — MQAWFLLSVLALPVHLIPTPPLLEDRQNAKSRKRIMPVPHTEPPVIDPVYEAYAYCNIPNNTERGMEGHSPPDYKLLSVQVMIRHGDRYPLYAIPKTKKPAIDCTLVPSRKPSHPQLAAFLSHMSKGSKGRMDNVLSGLPRFPSHSVCEMGELTQTGVVQHLRNGQLLRDTYIKKHTLLPDSWTSKHLYIESTGKSRTLQSGLALLYSLLPEFDWQKIYIRHQWSSVFCSSSCDCPMRNHYLEEEQRRQYSLRVKNSLLEQTYVDMAKIVGVPTRLLRASNPIDSLLCHFCHNISFPCTQKGCIGLEHFNVIKSHQLGDEKERHETKVYYRYSLLATHPILNQTVTRMQRIAEGRSEEVFALFSAHDVTVAPLLAALGLSEARFPRFAARIVFELWRAPKDKKSLFVRVLYNGEDVTFQTSFCQKHSRRSSQPLCPFQNFMNFVKKDMFAIFNSTNYYDACHRRAF; from the exons ATGCAGGCTTGGTTTTTGCTCTCTGTATTAGCACTTCCTG tgCACTTGATCCCTACACCACCACTACTAGAAGACCGACAGAATGCGAAAAGCAGGAAAAGGATAATGCCAGTACCACACACTGAGCCTCCAGTAATTGATCCAGTTTATGAAGCCTATGCATACTGTAACATCCCCAACAACACGGAGCGTGGCATGGAAG GTCACAGTCCTCCTGATTACAAGTTATTGTCTGTTCAAGTGATGATCCGCCATGGAGACAGATACCCGCTATACGCTATTCCCAAAACCAAGAAACCAGCTATCGACTGCACTCTGGTACCCAGCAG gAAACCTTCCCACCCTCAGCTGGCAGCTTTTCTAAGTCACATGTCCAAAGGATCCAAGGGCCGCATGGATAACGTACTGAGTGGCCTTCCACGCTTCCCCAGTCATTCTGTTTGTGAGATGGGAGAGCTCACACAGACAG gtGTTGTGCAACACCTCCGTAACGGGCAGCTCTTGCGTGACACCTACATAAAGAAGCACACACTTCTACCTGACAGCTGGACCAGCAAGCACCTGTATATAGAATCAACTGGGAAGAGCCGGACCTTGCAGAGTGGGCTGGCCTTGCTCTACAGTCTGCTGCCTGAATTCGATTGGCAGAAGATCTACATCCGCCACCAATGGAGCTCTGTCTTCTGCTCGAGCAGCTGTGACTGTCCAATGAGGAACCACTACCTGGAGGAAGAACAGAGGAGGCAGTACAGCCTGCGCGTCAAGAACAGCCTCCTGGAACAGACCTACGTGGACATGGCCAAAATAGTCGGGGTACCCACGAGGCTGCTGAGGGCCTCCAACCCCATTGACTCTCTCCTGTGCCACTTCTGTCACAACATCAGCTTCCCCTGCACACAGAAAGGCTGCATTGGCTTGGAACACTTCAATGTCATCAAGAGCCACCAGCTGGGCGACGAGAAGGAGAGGCACGAAACGAAAGTGTACTACAGATACTCTCTGCTGGCCACCCACCCCATCCTGAATCAGACCGTGACGCGCATGCAGAGAATCGCAGAGGGTCGGAGCGAGGAGGTCTTTGCCCTCTTCTCAGCCCATGACGTTACTGTAGCCCCTTTGCTAGCTGCTCTGGGACTCTCTGAGGCTAGGTTCCCCAGATTCGCTGCTCGGATTGTCTTTGAACTCTGGCGGGCCCCCAAGGACAAGAAAAGCCTTTTTGTTCGTGTTCTTTACAACGGCGAGGATGTCACTTTCCAGACCTCCTTCTGTCAGAAACACAGCAGACGTTCCAGTCAGCCTCTCTGCCCCTTCCAGAACTTCATGAATTTTGTGAAAAAGGACATGTTTGCCATCTTTAACAGCACTAATTATTATGACGCTTGCCATAGGCGGGCGTTTTAA